Proteins encoded within one genomic window of Pseudalkalibacillus sp. SCS-8:
- the leuS gene encoding leucine--tRNA ligase, producing MAFDHQQIERKWQSFWEENKTFKTEFEPGKKKFYALDMFPYPSGAGLHVGHPEGYTATDIVARMKRMQGYNVLHPIGWDAFGLPAEQYALDTGNDPADFTEQNINTFRRQIKELGFSYDWDREVNTTDPNYYKWTQWIFLQLYKKGLAYIDEVPVNWCPALGTVLANEEVIDGKSERGGHPVIRKPMKQWMLKITAYADRLLEDLEELDWPESLKEMQRNWIGRSEGAEITFDIANSDKTVTVFTTRPDTLFGATYMVLAPEHAYVDEITSPEQKEAVEAYKKEISTKSDLERTELAKEKTGVFTGAYAINPANGEQIPVWIADYVLVSYGTGAIMAVPGHDERDYEFATKFELPIVEVVKGGDLSKEAYTEDGEIVNSDFLNGMNKEQAISKMIEWLEQNNKGEKKITYRLRDWLFSRQRYWGEPIPIIHWEDGTMSAVPEEELPLTLPKTSNIKPSGTGESPLANIEEWVNVVDPETGKKGRRETNTMPQWAGSCWYYLRYIDPTNNDELASEEKLKHWLPVDLYIGGAEHAVLHLLYARFWHKVLYDVGVVPTKEPFQRLYNQGMILGENNEKMSKSKGNVVNPDDIVKSHGGDTLRLYEMFMGPLDASIAWSESGLDGSRRFLDRVWRLFVEENGSISGKIQDVQASEDFERIYHQTVKKVSEDYEELRFNVGISQLMVFINEAYKQDVLPKALMEGFVKLLSPVAPHITEELWEKLGNTGSIAYSEWPTFDESKLTENEVEIVVQINGKVRAKLLVPTDADKGQMEEIALSDDKVKENIEGKTVRKVIAVPGKLVNIVAN from the coding sequence ATGGCTTTCGATCATCAGCAAATTGAGCGCAAGTGGCAATCGTTTTGGGAAGAGAACAAAACGTTCAAGACGGAATTCGAACCAGGAAAGAAAAAATTCTACGCGTTGGATATGTTCCCTTATCCATCGGGTGCGGGGCTTCACGTCGGGCATCCGGAAGGGTACACGGCGACAGACATCGTCGCGCGAATGAAGAGGATGCAGGGCTACAACGTGCTTCATCCGATCGGATGGGATGCATTCGGTCTTCCAGCAGAGCAATACGCATTGGATACAGGGAATGACCCGGCTGATTTTACCGAGCAGAACATCAACACGTTCCGCCGTCAGATCAAGGAATTAGGATTCTCCTACGACTGGGATCGCGAAGTGAACACGACGGATCCGAATTACTACAAGTGGACGCAGTGGATTTTTCTACAGCTTTATAAAAAGGGCTTGGCTTATATCGACGAGGTTCCGGTCAACTGGTGCCCTGCATTGGGAACAGTCCTTGCAAACGAGGAAGTCATCGACGGTAAAAGTGAACGTGGTGGACATCCGGTCATCCGTAAACCGATGAAGCAGTGGATGTTAAAGATTACGGCGTATGCAGATCGCTTACTTGAAGACCTTGAAGAATTGGACTGGCCGGAAAGCTTGAAGGAAATGCAGCGTAACTGGATCGGCCGATCTGAAGGAGCGGAAATCACGTTTGATATCGCGAACTCCGACAAAACAGTGACCGTCTTTACGACTCGTCCTGACACATTGTTCGGTGCGACTTACATGGTATTGGCGCCAGAACACGCCTATGTTGACGAGATTACGTCACCTGAGCAAAAAGAAGCGGTTGAAGCTTACAAAAAAGAAATTAGCACGAAGAGTGACTTGGAGCGTACCGAGCTTGCGAAAGAAAAGACCGGAGTATTCACAGGCGCTTATGCCATCAATCCTGCGAATGGTGAGCAAATCCCGGTTTGGATCGCGGATTACGTATTAGTGAGCTACGGAACAGGTGCCATCATGGCGGTACCTGGGCACGACGAGCGTGACTATGAATTCGCGACGAAGTTCGAGCTTCCAATCGTTGAAGTTGTAAAAGGTGGCGACCTTTCGAAAGAGGCATATACGGAAGATGGCGAAATCGTCAACTCCGATTTCTTGAACGGAATGAACAAGGAACAAGCGATTTCGAAAATGATCGAGTGGTTAGAACAGAACAACAAAGGTGAGAAGAAAATTACGTATCGTCTACGTGACTGGTTGTTCAGCCGTCAACGCTACTGGGGCGAGCCGATTCCGATCATCCATTGGGAAGACGGCACGATGAGCGCAGTGCCTGAAGAAGAATTGCCGTTGACCCTTCCGAAAACAAGCAACATAAAGCCTTCCGGAACAGGCGAATCACCGCTTGCGAACATTGAAGAGTGGGTGAACGTCGTCGATCCGGAAACGGGTAAAAAAGGTCGTCGAGAAACGAATACAATGCCGCAATGGGCAGGAAGCTGCTGGTACTACTTGCGTTACATTGATCCGACGAACAACGACGAGTTGGCGTCTGAAGAGAAGCTGAAGCATTGGCTTCCAGTCGACTTGTACATTGGTGGAGCGGAGCACGCAGTCCTTCACTTATTGTACGCGCGCTTCTGGCATAAGGTTTTATATGATGTAGGTGTTGTGCCGACGAAAGAGCCGTTCCAACGCTTGTACAACCAGGGTATGATCCTTGGGGAGAACAACGAGAAGATGAGTAAGTCGAAGGGGAATGTCGTGAACCCTGACGATATCGTAAAATCACATGGCGGTGACACGTTGCGCTTGTACGAAATGTTCATGGGACCATTGGATGCGAGCATCGCTTGGTCCGAAAGTGGACTGGACGGCTCCCGCCGATTCTTGGATCGTGTATGGCGACTGTTTGTTGAAGAGAATGGCTCGATCTCTGGTAAGATCCAGGATGTTCAAGCTTCCGAGGACTTCGAGCGCATCTATCATCAAACCGTGAAGAAAGTATCCGAAGACTATGAAGAGTTGCGATTCAACGTCGGGATCTCCCAGTTGATGGTCTTCATCAACGAAGCGTATAAGCAGGATGTATTACCGAAAGCGTTGATGGAAGGATTCGTCAAATTGCTGTCTCCGGTTGCTCCTCATATTACAGAAGAGCTATGGGAGAAACTAGGGAACACAGGATCCATCGCATACTCCGAGTGGCCAACATTCGATGAATCCAAGTTGACGGAAAACGAAGTGGAAATCGTCGTCCAGATCAACGGAAAAGTACGTGCGAAATTGTTGGTACCGACAGATGCAGATAAAGGACAAATGGAAGAAATCGCACTTTCCGACGACAAAGTAAAAGAAAACATCGAAGGAAAGACGGTCCGCAAAGTCATCGCGGTTCCAGGCAAATTGGTCAACATCGTGGCAAATTAA
- a CDS encoding HD domain-containing protein yields the protein MEKCKKAEALAKQAHDGQVRKLTGEPYVVHPISVAETLKEAGLSEDLIIAGYLHDAVEDTALEFEDIKREFGRKVVDIVQGNTEDKSRSWLERKQHTVDYIKEAPFEMKALIVADKLDNLKSVIEAYESEGDAIWEKFKGDKTKQRWYYKSIVENAFVGLEGIEIPPFFYTYKKLVEDFFGDV from the coding sequence ATGGAAAAATGCAAGAAAGCGGAAGCATTAGCGAAGCAAGCTCATGACGGTCAAGTTCGTAAATTGACTGGTGAACCCTATGTAGTCCATCCGATTTCTGTAGCTGAAACGTTAAAGGAAGCAGGCTTATCCGAAGATCTGATTATAGCGGGGTATCTGCATGACGCAGTGGAGGATACAGCGCTTGAGTTTGAGGATATCAAACGCGAATTCGGACGAAAAGTAGTGGATATCGTACAAGGAAATACGGAAGATAAAAGCAGATCCTGGCTAGAACGGAAACAACATACGGTCGATTATATAAAAGAGGCCCCATTTGAGATGAAAGCACTCATTGTCGCGGATAAACTCGACAATCTTAAAAGTGTCATCGAGGCGTACGAATCCGAGGGTGATGCGATATGGGAAAAGTTCAAAGGGGACAAGACGAAGCAAAGGTGGTATTACAAGAGTATCGTGGAAAATGCCTTTGTCGGTCTGGAGGGTATCGAGATTCCCCCATTCTTTTATACATATAAAAAGCTGGTAGAAGATTTTTTCGGAGATGTATAA
- a CDS encoding phosphatase PAP2 family protein: MEGRSDEWQKLFIISVVLLCVFLFLGYSYNNLTSIDLWLMKHVWYFRTEWLTPAMFFITDLGSKYVTLPLMYILVIYFLIKRNPKLSLLIIFNLIGAREMNKWLKTIYNRTRPNELPLIHESGLSFPSGHSMNSAAFIGFLGYLLWKHLRNQGEEAGYILVLTWMLVGLIGFSRVYLGVHFPSDIVGGFTAGGLWLILTVMVMKRLNIKVGST, from the coding sequence ATGGAGGGAAGATCAGATGAGTGGCAAAAGCTTTTCATTATTTCAGTAGTATTATTGTGTGTGTTTCTTTTCCTGGGCTATTCTTATAATAATCTGACTAGCATTGATTTATGGCTGATGAAGCATGTTTGGTATTTCAGGACCGAATGGCTGACTCCAGCAATGTTCTTCATCACTGACCTGGGCTCGAAGTATGTAACCTTACCTTTGATGTACATATTGGTCATTTATTTTCTTATTAAACGAAACCCCAAGCTTTCCTTATTGATCATCTTCAACTTGATCGGGGCCAGAGAAATGAATAAGTGGTTGAAGACGATCTATAACAGGACAAGACCGAATGAGCTTCCATTGATCCATGAAAGTGGATTGAGCTTTCCAAGCGGTCATTCGATGAATTCAGCCGCCTTCATCGGTTTTCTCGGCTATCTCCTTTGGAAGCATTTGCGAAATCAAGGAGAGGAAGCAGGCTATATCCTTGTATTGACGTGGATGTTGGTTGGTTTGATTGGCTTCAGCAGGGTGTACCTGGGGGTCCATTTTCCAAGTGATATCGTTGGAGGTTTTACAGCAGGTGGACTTTGGCTTATTCTTACCGTAATGGTCATGAAGCGATTAAACATAAAGGTCGGTTCTACATAA
- a CDS encoding MFS transporter has protein sequence MPKPLWLLVIGMIINVTGASFLWPLNTVYIHDHLGKTLTIAGLVLMGNAGAGVIGNLIGGALFDRVGGYRSILFGIGVTFTSSLGLVFFHSFIPYLIFLILLGFGGGMVFPSMYAYAGTVWKEGGRKAYNAMYVAQNVGVAVGAAAGGLLASFNFTWIFIGNTVMYLIFFVIAVIGYRNLTHNSASPVVKSVLDERLVIKSKSRFRALIWLCIAYFICWLAYVQWQSTIASFTQDIGISLSHYSLLWTVNGALIVLGQPLLSFVVKNWLRFTKTQIIVGISIFMISFLVASQSHAFIGLMTAMVILTIGEMLVWPAVPTIAGELAPKGREGFYQGVVNSTATGGRMFGPIVGGLIVDLTGIQSMFYVIFFLLIISLFIAVIHDRKIVPEASSQVA, from the coding sequence GTATGATCATCAATGTGACAGGTGCTTCTTTTCTTTGGCCTCTTAACACGGTATATATTCACGACCATCTTGGAAAGACGTTGACGATTGCTGGGCTTGTCCTGATGGGCAATGCGGGGGCAGGTGTCATTGGTAACTTGATAGGTGGCGCACTGTTTGATCGAGTTGGAGGATATCGGTCCATTTTGTTTGGGATCGGTGTCACGTTTACCAGTTCACTAGGGCTTGTGTTTTTTCACAGCTTTATTCCATATCTGATTTTCTTGATATTGCTCGGATTCGGGGGCGGAATGGTTTTTCCGTCGATGTACGCATACGCAGGGACGGTTTGGAAGGAAGGCGGCCGAAAGGCTTATAATGCGATGTACGTTGCACAAAATGTCGGTGTTGCAGTTGGTGCGGCAGCTGGAGGGCTGCTCGCCTCTTTCAACTTCACCTGGATTTTCATCGGCAATACGGTCATGTATCTCATCTTTTTTGTCATTGCTGTGATTGGATATCGCAACCTTACCCACAATTCGGCTTCGCCAGTTGTTAAAAGTGTCCTCGATGAACGGCTCGTTATCAAAAGTAAGTCGCGGTTCCGAGCGCTCATATGGCTTTGTATCGCCTATTTCATTTGCTGGCTCGCATACGTCCAATGGCAGTCCACCATTGCTTCGTTTACTCAGGACATCGGCATTTCATTAAGTCATTATAGCCTGCTATGGACAGTTAATGGTGCACTCATCGTGTTAGGGCAGCCGTTGCTTTCGTTTGTCGTGAAAAATTGGCTAAGATTTACGAAAACCCAAATTATCGTGGGAATCAGTATTTTCATGATTTCTTTCCTCGTTGCCTCGCAGTCACATGCTTTTATTGGGCTGATGACCGCAATGGTCATACTGACGATCGGAGAAATGCTCGTCTGGCCAGCGGTACCGACAATTGCTGGTGAACTTGCTCCTAAGGGGCGTGAGGGTTTTTACCAGGGGGTGGTCAACAGCACGGCAACTGGAGGTCGAATGTTCGGCCCAATTGTCGGAGGATTGATTGTGGATTTGACCGGCATTCAATCGATGTTTTACGTTATCTTCTTTTTGCTGATCATCAGCTTGTTTATCGCGGTCATTCATGATCGGAAAATTGTTCCCGAAGCTTCATCGCAAGTTGCCTAG